In Tenuifilum sp. 4138str, a single window of DNA contains:
- a CDS encoding DUF4197 domain-containing protein: protein MKKSLLLPIVILISACAEISIPTNFPIPQGSGSKPLTNSEVVQGLKEALAVGAKNSTGLASQVDGFYKNPKIFIPFPPEAEKVRKTLVDAGFSKQVDEFTLTLNRAAEEAAKKALPIFTDAITKMSFTDAMGILRGPNNAATEYFRKNTSEQLFAAFKPQVHEAIQKVKLTSYWEPLATTYNRLTLLTGGKAVNPNLDDYVTQKAIDGLFVLIEQEELKIRKDPAARVTDILKRVFGNN from the coding sequence ATGAAAAAAAGCTTATTACTTCCGATAGTTATATTGATATCGGCATGTGCTGAAATATCAATTCCTACAAATTTTCCTATCCCGCAAGGTTCAGGGAGTAAGCCACTTACCAATTCTGAGGTGGTTCAAGGGCTTAAAGAGGCATTAGCCGTTGGCGCTAAAAACTCAACGGGTTTAGCATCGCAGGTTGATGGGTTTTACAAAAACCCCAAGATTTTTATCCCCTTTCCACCCGAAGCCGAAAAGGTTCGCAAAACACTGGTCGATGCCGGTTTCTCCAAGCAGGTCGATGAGTTTACACTTACGCTTAATCGGGCTGCCGAGGAGGCTGCCAAAAAGGCTTTGCCGATTTTTACTGACGCTATTACTAAAATGTCGTTTACTGACGCCATGGGAATACTTAGGGGCCCTAATAATGCGGCTACCGAATACTTTAGGAAAAACACATCTGAGCAACTATTTGCTGCCTTTAAGCCTCAGGTTCATGAGGCTATTCAAAAGGTAAAGCTCACCTCCTACTGGGAGCCTTTAGCAACAACCTATAATAGGCTAACCCTTTTAACTGGAGGTAAAGCAGTAAACCCAAATCTCGACGATTATGTGACCCAAAAGGCTATCGATGGTCTTTTTGTTCTAATTGAGCAGGAAGAGTTAAAAATCCGTAAGGATCCAGCCGCCCGGGTAACTGACATACTAAAACGAGTTTTTGGGAATAACTAA
- the ftcD gene encoding glutamate formimidoyltransferase, with product MMSQKKLIECVPNFSEGRDMTIIKQITDEIEAVEGVKLIDVDPGKATNRTVVTFVGTPDEVVEAAFRATRKAMEFIDMSKHHGAHPRFGATDVCPLVPVANITMDEVVEYARKLAKRIGEELGIPVYCYEYAAFEEKRRNLANCRAGEYEGLPKKLQDPAWKPDFGPSQFLPKTGAIAVGARNFLVAYNVNLNTTSTRRANAVAFDIREKGRPKRVGNPVTGKIATDENGNEIWVPGSLKACKAIGWFIDEYGIAQVSINLTDITVTPIHVAFEEASKKAAERGLRVTGSEIVGVVPLSAMLEAGKYFLRKQQRSLGIPDREIIKIAVKSMGLDELYPFDPDKKIIEYILEEKTGKKLVDRTLEGFTQETASESPAPGGGSISAAMGAFGAALATMVANLSSHKPGWDDRWEEFSNWAEKGKYYMEQLIKMVDEDTAAFNRIMDAFGLPKGTDEEKAARTKAIQDATLYAIEVPFRVMNLCFESMEVIKAMAEQGNPNSVSDAGVGALAARSAVMGAFLNVKINASGLKDKDKANEFISRGAEIVKKTQQMEAEILSIVESKIMA from the coding sequence ATCATGTCACAAAAAAAATTAATTGAGTGTGTGCCCAATTTTTCTGAAGGGCGCGATATGACAATTATTAAGCAGATAACTGATGAGATTGAAGCCGTTGAAGGCGTTAAGTTAATTGATGTTGATCCGGGCAAAGCCACCAACCGAACAGTAGTTACATTTGTGGGAACCCCCGATGAGGTTGTTGAGGCTGCATTTCGGGCAACCCGGAAGGCAATGGAGTTCATCGATATGAGCAAGCACCATGGTGCTCACCCACGCTTTGGCGCAACCGATGTCTGCCCGCTTGTTCCGGTGGCCAACATCACCATGGACGAGGTGGTTGAGTATGCCCGCAAGCTGGCTAAGCGTATTGGTGAGGAATTAGGAATTCCTGTTTATTGTTATGAGTATGCTGCATTTGAGGAAAAGCGCCGTAATCTTGCAAATTGTAGGGCAGGCGAGTACGAGGGATTACCCAAGAAACTTCAGGATCCTGCTTGGAAGCCTGATTTTGGCCCATCACAGTTTCTTCCTAAAACTGGAGCTATTGCTGTGGGAGCACGCAATTTCCTTGTGGCATACAATGTTAACCTTAACACCACATCAACCCGGAGGGCTAATGCGGTAGCATTTGATATCCGTGAAAAAGGACGCCCAAAGCGTGTGGGCAACCCCGTTACGGGTAAAATTGCCACCGATGAGAACGGCAATGAGATATGGGTGCCCGGATCCCTAAAGGCTTGCAAAGCAATTGGATGGTTTATTGATGAGTATGGAATTGCCCAGGTGTCAATCAATTTAACAGATATAACCGTTACCCCAATTCATGTGGCTTTTGAGGAGGCATCTAAAAAAGCAGCAGAAAGAGGCTTAAGGGTTACCGGCTCTGAGATTGTTGGGGTTGTTCCCCTTAGCGCCATGCTTGAGGCAGGTAAATATTTCCTGCGTAAGCAGCAGCGTTCGCTTGGTATTCCTGATAGGGAGATAATAAAGATTGCTGTAAAATCAATGGGTTTGGATGAACTTTACCCATTTGACCCCGATAAGAAAATCATAGAGTATATCCTTGAGGAAAAAACCGGTAAAAAATTGGTTGACAGAACGCTTGAGGGTTTCACTCAGGAAACTGCATCCGAATCGCCAGCTCCTGGCGGAGGTTCCATATCGGCAGCCATGGGCGCTTTTGGCGCTGCACTTGCTACCATGGTAGCAAACCTATCATCGCACAAACCCGGTTGGGACGATCGCTGGGAAGAATTCTCCAACTGGGCAGAAAAGGGCAAGTATTACATGGAGCAGCTTATTAAAATGGTTGATGAGGATACTGCTGCGTTCAACCGCATAATGGACGCCTTTGGCTTACCCAAGGGAACCGACGAGGAAAAGGCAGCCCGAACAAAGGCCATACAGGATGCTACCCTATACGCCATCGAGGTGCCATTCCGTGTCATGAACCTTTGCTTTGAGTCGATGGAGGTTATAAAGGCAATGGCTGAACAGGGTAATCCTAACTCCGTTTCCGATGCTGGTGTAGGTGCGTTGGCTGCACGCTCAGCGGTAATGGGGGCTTTCCTTAATGTCAAAATCAATGCTTCAGGCCTAAAGGATAAGGATAAAGCCAATGAGTTCATTAGTAGGGGTGCCGAGATAGTTAAGAAAACCCAACAAATGGAGGCTGAAATTCTATCAATTGTTGAAAGTAAAATAATGGCTTAG
- the hutI gene encoding imidazolonepropionase: protein MQILILNIKKLVQVEDKPAVWKAGNDMAKLRTIDNAYLLIDKGLIADFGPMSKAPDLSSLSGDVLIYNAFGRMVFPSFCDSHTHLVYAGSREIEYIDKIKGLSYEEIAKRGGGILNSAKRLAETSEDELYNQSLARIYEIIGKGTGAVEIKSGYGLTTESELKMLRVIKRLKETTPITIKSTFLGAHAVPAEYKGRQSEYVDLIINEMIPLVASEGLADYIDVFCDKGFFTVEDTERILMAGIKYGLRPKLHANELDFSGGIQVGVKYNALSVDHLEFTGDDEINALLGSETMPTLLPGAAFFLGMVDPPVRKMINAGLPIALASDFNPGSSPSGDMKFIMSLGCIKLRMLPEEVINATTINGAYAMGISDTHGSICKGKVANVFVTKPIPSYEYMPYAYTSDLIETVILNGSIINDK, encoded by the coding sequence ATGCAAATACTTATTCTAAATATCAAAAAGTTGGTTCAGGTGGAAGATAAACCGGCAGTTTGGAAAGCCGGTAACGATATGGCCAAGCTGAGAACCATTGATAATGCATATTTGCTGATAGACAAGGGGCTAATTGCCGATTTTGGGCCAATGTCCAAAGCTCCCGATCTTTCATCGCTTTCGGGCGATGTGCTAATTTACAATGCGTTTGGCCGTATGGTTTTCCCATCGTTCTGCGATTCGCACACCCATTTGGTTTATGCTGGTAGCCGCGAGATAGAGTATATCGACAAGATAAAGGGTCTGTCCTACGAAGAGATAGCCAAACGTGGTGGAGGTATCTTAAACTCAGCCAAACGTTTGGCCGAAACATCGGAAGACGAACTTTACAACCAATCGCTTGCTCGCATTTACGAGATAATTGGGAAGGGAACCGGAGCCGTGGAGATCAAGAGCGGTTACGGCTTAACCACCGAGAGTGAGTTGAAAATGCTTCGGGTTATTAAACGATTAAAGGAAACTACGCCTATAACCATAAAATCAACCTTTCTTGGCGCTCACGCAGTGCCTGCTGAGTATAAAGGCCGACAAAGTGAGTATGTTGATTTGATTATCAACGAGATGATACCTTTGGTTGCATCTGAGGGCTTAGCCGATTATATTGATGTTTTTTGCGATAAAGGTTTCTTTACCGTTGAGGATACTGAGCGTATCCTGATGGCAGGAATCAAGTATGGCCTTAGGCCCAAACTCCATGCAAACGAACTCGATTTTTCAGGTGGTATTCAGGTTGGCGTAAAGTATAATGCGCTTTCGGTCGATCATTTAGAGTTCACTGGTGATGATGAGATTAATGCGCTACTTGGCTCTGAAACTATGCCTACACTTCTGCCCGGTGCTGCATTTTTTCTGGGTATGGTTGACCCTCCCGTCCGGAAAATGATCAACGCGGGTCTTCCCATTGCTTTAGCATCCGATTTTAACCCTGGTTCTTCTCCATCGGGCGATATGAAGTTTATCATGTCGCTGGGATGTATCAAACTCCGCATGTTACCCGAGGAGGTCATAAACGCAACAACAATTAACGGTGCATACGCCATGGGCATTTCCGATACACACGGAAGCATTTGCAAGGGTAAGGTGGCAAACGTATTTGTTACCAAGCCCATACCCAGCTATGAGTATATGCCATACGCCTATACATCCGATTTGATTGAAACGGTTATCCTGAATGGCAGTATTATCAACGATAAATAG
- the yidC gene encoding membrane protein insertase YidC, whose product MDRNTVIGLVLIFLIMIGFGYLTQPSKEEREAYQRKADSIARVQEEERQKRLAEEQAKALLSDSAKKQEAITQFGLFSDAASGTNKFITLENDLMRVTLTAKGGRIYSVELKKYKTYSGEPLVLFTGDENTFGLQFWGDNVAVKTNDLFFTPQTTDSIITATTDSVSVTMRLAAGGDAYIDYIYTIKPGSYMLGFDIKFNGLEKNIGNRLGYIDLIWDSKLLRLEKGLENERNYTTIAYQFFTGDYEEFNSRSKDDSKELNNKIKWVDFKHQFFSSIIVANDHFVNADLKAVNIDDGKHVKQFSARLALPFQNKESESIGLKFFFGPNHYKTLKSYNSGFEKVVPLGRNIIRWINKYVVINVFNFLSRYISSYGLIILLLTIFIKIIISPLTYKSYLSSAKMRVLKPQVDEINAKYPKQEDALKKQQAVMALYKKVGVNPMGGCIPVLIQFPILIAMFRFFPASFELRQQSFLWADDLSSYDSILHLPFSIPWYGDHVSLFTLLMAVSLFITSKMNTDQMGDTNAQMPGMKFMMTWMMPIMLLLWFNNYSAGLSYYYLLSNVITIGQTYLFRRFVDDKAILAKLHENAKKPVTKSKWQQRLEDMAKQQEQLRKKKGK is encoded by the coding sequence ATGGATAGGAATACGGTTATTGGTTTAGTGTTGATTTTTCTTATAATGATTGGTTTTGGTTACCTCACACAACCATCAAAGGAGGAGCGTGAGGCATACCAACGAAAAGCCGATTCAATTGCACGCGTTCAGGAAGAGGAGCGCCAAAAACGACTTGCCGAAGAGCAGGCTAAAGCCTTACTTTCCGATAGTGCCAAGAAACAGGAGGCCATTACTCAGTTCGGACTATTTTCCGATGCGGCAAGTGGCACCAACAAGTTTATCACCCTTGAGAACGATTTAATGAGGGTTACCCTTACTGCTAAAGGGGGGCGTATTTACTCGGTAGAGCTCAAGAAGTATAAAACATATTCGGGTGAACCACTCGTGCTCTTTACTGGCGATGAAAATACATTTGGCCTTCAGTTCTGGGGCGATAATGTTGCCGTTAAAACAAACGATCTATTCTTTACCCCTCAAACAACCGATAGTATTATTACGGCTACCACCGACTCGGTTTCAGTAACCATGAGGCTGGCTGCAGGTGGTGATGCCTATATCGATTACATTTATACAATCAAACCCGGTAGTTACATGCTCGGTTTCGATATCAAGTTTAATGGCCTGGAAAAGAATATTGGGAACCGTTTGGGTTACATCGATCTTATTTGGGATTCAAAGCTACTGCGTCTTGAAAAGGGTTTGGAGAATGAGCGTAACTACACAACAATTGCCTATCAATTTTTTACAGGCGATTATGAGGAGTTCAACTCTCGGAGCAAAGACGATTCAAAGGAGTTGAATAACAAGATTAAATGGGTCGATTTTAAGCATCAGTTCTTTTCATCCATCATTGTAGCCAACGACCATTTTGTTAATGCTGATTTAAAGGCCGTTAATATTGATGATGGAAAGCATGTTAAGCAGTTTAGCGCCCGCTTGGCTTTGCCTTTCCAAAATAAGGAATCGGAAAGTATCGGTCTGAAATTCTTCTTCGGGCCCAATCACTATAAAACTTTAAAGTCGTATAATTCGGGTTTTGAGAAGGTTGTTCCATTAGGCCGCAATATTATTCGCTGGATAAACAAGTATGTTGTTATCAATGTTTTTAATTTCCTCAGCCGGTACATTTCAAGCTATGGTCTCATTATTTTACTTTTAACCATATTTATCAAGATTATTATTTCACCCTTAACCTACAAGTCCTACCTCAGTTCTGCTAAAATGAGAGTGCTTAAACCCCAGGTTGATGAAATCAATGCAAAGTATCCCAAGCAGGAAGATGCACTTAAGAAACAGCAGGCTGTAATGGCGCTTTACAAAAAGGTAGGGGTTAACCCAATGGGTGGGTGTATTCCCGTTCTAATCCAATTCCCCATCCTAATTGCAATGTTCCGTTTCTTCCCCGCCTCATTTGAGCTCAGGCAGCAAAGCTTCCTTTGGGCCGACGACCTCTCATCATACGATTCTATTCTTCACTTACCTTTCAGTATTCCATGGTATGGTGATCATGTCAGCTTATTCACACTGTTGATGGCCGTTTCGCTTTTCATCACCTCAAAGATGAATACCGACCAAATGGGCGATACCAATGCCCAAATGCCCGGCATGAAGTTTATGATGACCTGGATGATGCCTATTATGCTGTTGTTGTGGTTTAACAACTATTCGGCAGGCTTAAGTTACTACTACTTGCTATCCAACGTAATAACCATAGGACAAACCTATCTCTTCCGCCGCTTTGTCGATGATAAGGCTATACTTGCCAAACTTCACGAGAATGCCAAGAAACCCGTTACAAAATCAAAATGGCAACAAAGACTCGAGGATATGGCAAAGCAGCAGGAACAGCTCAGGAAAAAGAAAGGTAAATAG
- a CDS encoding OmpP1/FadL family transporter, whose product MKTYRSLTIGFLAILSTLGYNLNAQNLADGLRFSQTVNNGTARFVSMGGAFGALGADFSSIAVNPAGVGVYKSGEFTITPSFKTQKVSSTFLGVSASDNKNRINLDNLGFVMSFKPYKSEDKGIQAYNLSFGYNRTNDYHSNAITLGDYNKYSIMDYFSAITNGKYTPSQLEPTTNYNPFNTLGGGAWESIMAWNTWLLYQYDSGTGTYEPAIYLQDSVKYKNISTTEGGSGEFTTAFGVNISNKLYLGASLGITDFNYTFNSTYSEDAKASNPSRPNGDRFYYMDYKQYVETKGSGFNLKIGGIYTPIPEVRIGLSLHTPTFYSFDDAFSSSIITNFDTTGTEVIFQSNSPLGRYDYHFETPMKITGSVAVIIMQKGLVSIDVEHLDYSTMRFRRGGDGDTFWDLNSQMGNTFKSVTNLRFGGEYKIGDIALRGGYAYYPSPYKSGFLNDKSKIQQISGGIGYRTGNVSIDFAYLRTLQDVKYVFYDLNIPSVTNKVRDSRVLLTFGFRF is encoded by the coding sequence ATGAAAACATACAGGTCTTTAACAATTGGCTTTTTAGCAATCCTATCAACTCTGGGTTACAACCTTAACGCCCAAAACCTTGCCGATGGCCTTAGGTTTAGTCAAACCGTAAATAATGGAACAGCTCGTTTTGTATCGATGGGCGGTGCTTTTGGAGCACTGGGAGCCGATTTTTCGTCAATTGCGGTTAACCCCGCCGGTGTAGGTGTATACAAATCAGGCGAATTCACCATTACACCATCGTTCAAAACACAAAAAGTATCATCAACCTTTTTAGGTGTATCGGCATCGGATAACAAGAATAGGATTAACCTTGATAATTTAGGCTTTGTAATGTCATTCAAGCCTTATAAATCCGAAGATAAGGGCATCCAGGCATACAACTTATCATTTGGCTACAACAGAACCAACGATTACCACTCTAACGCAATTACCCTAGGCGATTACAATAAGTATTCCATCATGGACTATTTCTCAGCCATTACTAATGGTAAATACACCCCATCGCAACTAGAGCCAACAACAAACTACAATCCCTTTAATACGTTAGGAGGTGGAGCATGGGAATCGATTATGGCTTGGAACACCTGGTTGCTTTACCAATATGACTCTGGAACAGGCACCTATGAACCTGCCATTTACCTACAAGATTCAGTTAAATATAAAAATATTTCAACTACTGAAGGTGGTTCGGGAGAGTTCACAACCGCTTTTGGTGTAAATATTTCAAATAAGTTGTATTTGGGTGCATCGTTAGGAATAACTGATTTTAATTACACATTTAACTCAACCTATTCTGAAGATGCAAAAGCAAGCAATCCGTCCAGGCCAAACGGAGATAGGTTTTACTACATGGATTACAAACAGTATGTAGAAACGAAAGGCTCAGGCTTCAACCTGAAAATTGGAGGTATCTATACTCCGATACCTGAAGTTCGCATTGGGCTATCGCTCCACACCCCTACATTTTATAGTTTCGATGATGCATTCTCGTCATCGATAATTACAAACTTCGACACAACTGGCACAGAGGTTATCTTCCAAAGCAACAGCCCGCTGGGTAGGTATGATTATCATTTTGAAACACCTATGAAGATTACAGGAAGTGTTGCTGTTATAATTATGCAAAAGGGATTGGTTAGCATTGATGTTGAGCATCTCGATTACTCTACCATGCGTTTTCGCCGCGGTGGCGATGGCGACACTTTCTGGGATTTAAACAGCCAAATGGGAAACACCTTTAAGAGTGTCACAAACCTAAGGTTTGGTGGAGAGTATAAAATTGGGGATATCGCCCTTAGAGGAGGCTATGCCTACTACCCATCGCCCTACAAATCGGGTTTCCTTAACGACAAATCCAAAATTCAGCAGATTTCAGGTGGTATTGGCTACAGAACTGGCAACGTATCAATTGATTTTGCCTACCTAAGAACATTACAGGATGTTAAATATGTTTTCTATGATTTGAATATTCCTAGCGTTACCAACAAGGTGCGGGATAGTAGAGTTCTGCTTACTTTTGGTTTTAGATTTTAG